A single Chryseobacterium sp. DNA region contains:
- the dcd gene encoding dCTP deaminase, protein MPSGTLHKEEIKSLLSSKDLFLHPILDENQIGDISIDLRVGTDFLFQHQGRSAQINTSSNEVSTRSIKSNFTQTRRKIGEKFLLHPFQPTLFSTLEYIKLPNDIYAVLSLRSSYSRLGLTMSTILQPGYCGCISVEIINSGNTPIEIISGVRFLQARFIRVDASSLNYFTDVRKYACQVRPMPSKANEDSEIQLLNKLNT, encoded by the coding sequence ATGCCTAGTGGAACTTTACATAAAGAAGAAATAAAATCTTTACTTTCTAGTAAGGACTTATTTTTACACCCTATTTTAGATGAAAATCAAATAGGAGATATAAGTATTGATTTAAGAGTAGGTACAGATTTCTTATTTCAACATCAGGGCAGGTCTGCACAAATTAATACATCATCAAATGAAGTATCTACAAGATCAATTAAAAGTAACTTTACCCAAACCAGAAGGAAGATTGGAGAGAAATTTTTACTACATCCTTTTCAACCTACTTTATTTTCTACATTAGAATATATTAAATTACCTAATGATATTTATGCAGTGTTATCCCTTAGAAGCTCATATAGTAGATTGGGCCTAACTATGTCTACAATATTGCAACCAGGATATTGTGGTTGTATTTCTGTAGAAATAATAAACTCTGGAAACACTCCCATAGAAATAATTTCAGGAGTAAGATTTTTACAAGCAAGATTTATTAGAGTAGATGCTTCTAGTTTAAACTACTTTACTGATGTTAGAAAATATGCTTGCCAAGTAAGACCTATGCCTTCTAAGGCAAATGAAGATAGTGAGATACAGTTACTAAACAAATTAAATACATAA
- a CDS encoding DUF3871 family protein, producing the protein MDMKNKIKPASLEEAFDVEISKTTNIIEINHRNTPIPPDLQLKSVSNLSDKKSLDDIFLDNEEIEDAEIFYPSRMNIPDQPKSESSTIDNKPESLNVVQASFMPNPKVESYSSDMTAGNNQPSPFIMANTLEATLHHLQNDCIIPVFSRDNEKTIAHQEFIECVINAVNKAFPYHSITAPEIRVSHQIKGRTPSAIHKPVKELLEHEKTIYYERMAFIIKVPSITDIVNGNELSLTIGGVRAYNQENLYSKKSLEKFKFFIGFQNKVCCNLCVSTDGFLEDIRTSNANDLYSKAVETIQNYNAELYLMEMKELTQDYLSEHQFAQLIGKSRLYQHLPKTEKQNIPLLNFNDSHINTMAKDYYEGKNFCREDDGRINLWDVYNLFTQANKSSYIDTFLDRNLNAFEFTKGIQKVLNGNSDYHWFLS; encoded by the coding sequence ATGGATATGAAAAATAAAATTAAACCTGCTTCTTTAGAGGAAGCATTTGATGTGGAAATTTCAAAAACTACTAACATAATAGAGATAAATCATAGGAATACTCCTATCCCTCCTGATTTACAGCTTAAGAGTGTGAGTAATTTATCAGATAAGAAATCTCTAGATGACATTTTCCTTGATAATGAAGAGATTGAAGATGCAGAAATATTCTATCCAAGCAGGATGAATATTCCTGATCAGCCCAAAAGTGAATCCAGTACAATAGATAATAAGCCTGAATCTTTAAATGTAGTTCAGGCTTCTTTTATGCCCAATCCCAAGGTAGAAAGTTACTCTAGTGATATGACTGCTGGAAATAATCAGCCCAGCCCATTTATTATGGCTAATACACTGGAAGCCACATTACATCACTTACAGAATGATTGTATCATTCCTGTATTCTCTAGAGACAATGAGAAAACTATTGCACATCAGGAATTTATAGAATGTGTTATTAATGCTGTAAATAAAGCATTCCCTTACCACAGCATTACAGCCCCTGAAATCAGGGTATCTCATCAAATTAAAGGCAGAACTCCTTCAGCCATTCATAAGCCTGTAAAAGAGCTTTTAGAGCATGAAAAGACTATCTATTATGAAAGAATGGCTTTTATTATTAAAGTTCCTTCCATTACTGATATAGTGAATGGTAATGAACTTTCTCTAACTATTGGTGGAGTAAGAGCATACAATCAGGAGAATCTCTACAGTAAGAAATCCTTAGAAAAGTTCAAGTTCTTTATTGGTTTTCAAAATAAAGTTTGCTGTAACCTTTGTGTATCTACAGATGGATTCCTTGAAGATATAAGAACTTCTAATGCTAATGATTTATACAGCAAAGCAGTAGAAACTATACAGAACTATAATGCAGAGCTATATCTTATGGAGATGAAGGAACTTACACAGGATTATCTATCTGAACATCAATTTGCCCAGCTTATAGGCAAAAGTAGGCTGTATCAACATTTACCTAAAACAGAGAAACAGAATATTCCTCTACTTAATTTTAATGATAGCCATATCAATACTATGGCAAAGGATTATTATGAGGGTAAGAATTTCTGTAGAGAAGATGATGGAAGAATAAACCTCTGGGATGTGTATAATCTTTTTACACAAGCTAACAAGAGTAGTTATATAGATACTTTCCTTGACAGGAATTTGAATGCCTTTGAGTTCACCAAGGGTATTCAGAAAGTACTTAATGGTAATTCAGATTATCATTGGTTTTTGAGTTAA
- a CDS encoding AAA family ATPase, with the protein MQLKQSQRQQVKLRLGLSGASGFGKTKSALLLAYGMTQDWSKIAVIDTENSSASLYSDLGNYNVLDLQVPYSPERYIQAIELCENSGIEVIIIDSITHEWNGTGGCLDIHEKLGGRFQDWANVTPRHQVFINKILQSTCHVITTTRRKIDYSLDVASNGKTQVVKHGTKEITRDGFEYELTINFELVNENHLAKASKDRTGLFMNKPEFLITSETGKMILEWCNSGIQSESKSIHMEIPPQIQQSVSTEEEVYKAIQGCNSIAELLTLYKEFPHYHKTLKPDFEARKTLLIHTTNPNNQFSRNGYEK; encoded by the coding sequence ATGCAATTAAAACAATCACAAAGACAACAAGTAAAGCTCAGATTAGGATTATCTGGAGCTTCAGGATTTGGAAAAACTAAATCAGCCTTATTATTAGCCTATGGAATGACACAGGATTGGAGTAAAATAGCTGTTATAGATACAGAAAATTCCTCTGCTTCCTTATATTCAGACTTAGGGAATTACAATGTACTGGATTTACAGGTTCCTTATTCTCCTGAAAGATACATACAAGCCATAGAACTGTGTGAAAACTCTGGAATAGAAGTAATTATTATAGATTCTATTACCCATGAGTGGAATGGTACAGGTGGATGTCTTGATATTCATGAAAAGTTGGGAGGAAGATTCCAAGACTGGGCTAATGTCACACCAAGACATCAGGTTTTTATTAATAAGATATTACAGTCTACATGCCATGTCATAACCACTACAAGAAGAAAGATAGATTATTCTCTAGATGTAGCTAGTAATGGAAAAACCCAAGTAGTAAAGCATGGCACTAAGGAAATCACCAGAGATGGCTTTGAGTATGAATTGACTATTAATTTTGAGCTAGTGAATGAGAACCATTTAGCTAAGGCTAGTAAAGACAGGACAGGATTATTTATGAATAAACCTGAATTTCTTATTACTTCTGAAACAGGAAAGATGATTTTAGAATGGTGTAATTCAGGTATACAATCTGAAAGTAAATCTATTCATATGGAAATTCCTCCCCAAATTCAACAGAGTGTCTCTACAGAAGAAGAGGTATATAAAGCTATTCAAGGCTGTAATTCTATAGCTGAACTTTTAACTTTATATAAAGAGTTTCCCCACTATCACAAGACTTTGAAGCCAGACTTTGAAGCTAGGAAAACATTATTAATCCACACCACTAACCCTAATAATCAATTCAGTAGAAATGGATATGAAAAATAA
- a CDS encoding DEAD/DEAH box helicase family protein, producing MNVNGHFNDFPIDYFNLEVLNFIDNAGFRNTEQANAHLERSQQLITKEDPLELNSNGYIKDSLSEKLNLNVRNTSVINCAVGQGKTTAILEIVKEHILSNANTYIIIAVPLVSLISQYKKDLLNLGFTEEQIYSYENIRNKDQIDYLNPLFRIHLVTVNTLLGNPGDNAPLQSEAKNSYLQKLSKQFGDNNKKVIFIYDEIHEAIRNFSKIGEAHLYYFSKVIAKNILLSATYNVQSIPVIKMLSKLTDNKIQILESERKVIKEQSRLFLHFTNSYNTSTHTPISQLVRQLIRDDKNIDILCYSKKLCKKLLNPNTEPGNLLTEKFGTLRDCTSNLEDNQSNTDEDISTNRYDNNFCNIGTNFKSGVSINKENHAFIIILPPKSKGPYFSNNGIFTEGINSVIQSIARQRTIGEIHIILPHPILMDYSSLRNMSENQRNHFIQAYNEIAIDPNRTRNRNGVTTPLVRYIPFSEHFEIISNKYSELITRLMIPYLRNSNLAIPDLYDYIMENGEMILTLEGFLGKNLSSFVTYSAFTNQFYNARLAEFYYAPELDEEEFREVMRIAYEEYNEDSNNTHKHLSVIYKELRDKIIGSIPLSYDSNTVAKLKTEIYKYVTTQAEISGILPRKLPLKYLAVEYANFNDNSTPERRNFSERIKTFIDKVHNSMIASVNNEPAYFKNYEEAKIFENEENELLNLIQEIKEKNPALKLNGANFFRNIKLEDIAPKFYDYIIDSFYETASYRPRDGETQKNYKRIV from the coding sequence ATGAATGTTAATGGCCATTTTAATGATTTTCCAATAGATTATTTTAATCTTGAAGTTCTTAACTTTATTGATAATGCAGGTTTTAGAAACACTGAACAAGCTAATGCACATTTGGAAAGATCTCAACAATTAATAACAAAGGAAGACCCTCTAGAGCTTAATTCTAATGGATATATTAAAGATTCTCTTTCAGAAAAGTTAAATTTAAATGTAAGGAATACCTCTGTAATAAATTGTGCTGTTGGGCAAGGAAAAACAACTGCAATTTTAGAAATAGTTAAAGAACATATACTTAGCAATGCTAACACATATATAATCATAGCAGTTCCTTTAGTGAGCTTAATTTCTCAATATAAAAAGGATTTATTAAACTTGGGATTCACAGAAGAACAAATATACTCCTATGAAAACATTAGAAATAAAGATCAAATTGATTATCTAAATCCTCTTTTTAGAATCCATTTAGTTACAGTCAATACTTTATTAGGAAATCCTGGAGACAATGCTCCTTTACAATCTGAAGCTAAGAATTCTTATTTGCAGAAACTTTCAAAGCAATTTGGAGATAATAATAAGAAAGTAATATTTATTTATGATGAAATACATGAGGCTATCAGAAATTTCAGCAAAATTGGAGAGGCTCATTTATATTATTTTTCCAAAGTTATAGCAAAAAACATTTTATTAAGTGCTACCTATAATGTACAATCTATTCCAGTAATAAAAATGTTATCAAAATTAACTGATAATAAAATTCAAATCTTGGAATCTGAAAGAAAGGTTATAAAAGAACAAAGCAGGTTATTTCTACATTTCACAAACTCATACAATACATCAACCCACACTCCTATTTCACAATTAGTCAGACAACTAATTAGAGATGATAAGAATATAGATATTTTATGTTATTCAAAAAAACTATGCAAGAAACTTCTAAACCCTAATACTGAACCTGGAAACTTACTTACTGAAAAATTTGGTACATTAAGAGATTGCACATCAAACCTAGAAGATAACCAGAGTAATACTGATGAAGATATTTCCACTAATAGATATGATAATAATTTTTGTAATATTGGAACCAACTTTAAATCTGGTGTAAGCATAAATAAAGAGAATCATGCTTTCATAATAATTCTTCCTCCTAAATCTAAAGGCCCTTATTTTTCTAACAATGGAATCTTCACAGAAGGAATAAATTCTGTTATTCAATCTATTGCAAGACAAAGAACAATTGGAGAAATACATATTATTTTACCACATCCTATTTTAATGGATTATAGTTCTTTAAGAAATATGTCTGAAAATCAAAGGAATCACTTTATACAAGCTTATAATGAAATAGCTATTGATCCTAACAGAACTAGGAATAGAAATGGAGTAACTACACCACTAGTTAGATATATCCCATTTTCAGAACATTTTGAGATTATCAGTAATAAGTATTCTGAGTTAATAACAAGATTAATGATTCCCTATTTAAGAAATTCTAACCTAGCCATTCCTGACCTTTATGATTATATCATGGAAAATGGAGAAATGATTTTAACATTAGAAGGATTTCTTGGTAAGAACTTATCCAGTTTTGTGACTTACTCTGCCTTTACTAATCAATTTTACAATGCAAGGTTAGCTGAATTTTATTATGCCCCTGAATTAGATGAAGAAGAATTTAGAGAAGTTATGAGAATAGCATATGAGGAATATAATGAGGATTCAAATAACACACATAAACATTTGTCAGTTATATATAAAGAGCTGAGAGATAAAATAATTGGCTCTATTCCATTAAGCTATGATTCAAATACTGTAGCAAAATTAAAAACAGAGATTTATAAGTATGTGACAACACAAGCTGAAATATCAGGAATACTCCCTAGAAAATTACCTTTGAAGTATCTTGCTGTTGAATATGCAAATTTTAATGACAACTCTACTCCTGAAAGGAGAAATTTCTCTGAAAGGATTAAAACTTTTATAGACAAGGTACATAACAGTATGATAGCTAGTGTAAATAATGAGCCTGCATATTTTAAAAACTATGAAGAAGCTAAAATCTTTGAAAATGAAGAAAATGAACTTTTAAACTTAATTCAAGAGATTAAAGAGAAAAATCCTGCATTAAAATTAAATGGTGCTAATTTCTTCAGAAACATAAAACTGGAAGATATTGCCCCCAAATTTTATGATTATATTATTGATTCATTTTATGAAACTGCAAGTTATAGACCCAGAGATGGAGAAACACAAAAAAATTACAAAAGAATAGTTTAA
- a CDS encoding site-specific integrase, which translates to MKLSILFLIRRNRINTKGVCAIECRITLDSQRKPFSTGVFINPESWNASKQKAFPPNKINNQINTQLSLIKQDINQAFLFLQVQEKDFDVDDIYRQYKGENIKQDKSINEMFHLHISKQEKLIGISTTRVSVAKFYQTQAHVKSFIKHQYKKSDYLLKDMTMAFITEFEFYLKAEKQFKQNTVHKTIQRFKQIVKLAVGLDYLAKDPFLLYKNRKPKKQVVFLSKQELEALEKHQFASERLQQIADMFIFCCYTGLAYTEMANLRAGDIQTGYDSNKWIHIHRQKTKRDYDIPLLSKAESILDKYRTETQLLPVITNQKFNSYLKEIAEIVGINKTLTHHIARKTFASTILLYNDVPMEIVSELLGHSEIGITQQHYAKVVKEKVGEQMNRLKDKLNL; encoded by the coding sequence ATGAAACTCTCAATACTATTTTTAATCAGAAGAAACAGAATTAACACAAAAGGTGTCTGTGCAATTGAATGCAGAATCACTTTAGACAGTCAAAGAAAACCTTTTTCAACAGGTGTTTTTATTAATCCTGAAAGTTGGAATGCTTCAAAGCAAAAGGCATTTCCTCCTAATAAAATAAATAATCAAATCAACACTCAACTAAGCCTGATTAAACAAGATATTAATCAGGCTTTTTTATTCCTACAAGTTCAGGAAAAGGACTTTGATGTAGATGATATTTATAGACAGTACAAAGGAGAGAATATCAAGCAGGACAAGTCCATTAATGAAATGTTTCATCTACATATCTCCAAACAAGAAAAGCTGATAGGCATTTCTACCACTAGAGTATCTGTAGCTAAATTCTATCAGACACAAGCTCATGTAAAGTCTTTCATAAAGCATCAGTACAAAAAATCTGATTACCTTCTGAAAGACATGACAATGGCATTTATTACTGAATTTGAATTTTATCTCAAGGCTGAAAAACAGTTTAAACAAAATACAGTTCATAAGACCATACAGAGATTTAAGCAGATTGTGAAATTAGCTGTAGGACTGGATTATTTAGCTAAAGACCCTTTCCTACTCTACAAGAACAGGAAACCTAAGAAGCAAGTTGTATTCTTATCTAAACAGGAGTTGGAGGCATTGGAGAAACACCAGTTTGCTTCTGAAAGATTACAACAAATAGCAGATATGTTCATTTTCTGTTGTTATACTGGATTAGCTTATACAGAGATGGCAAATCTAAGGGCAGGTGATATTCAGACAGGCTATGATAGCAATAAGTGGATTCACATTCACAGACAGAAAACTAAAAGAGATTATGATATCCCTTTGTTATCTAAAGCTGAAAGTATTTTAGATAAGTATAGAACAGAAACACAGCTTCTTCCTGTTATTACTAATCAGAAGTTCAATTCTTATCTAAAGGAGATAGCTGAGATTGTAGGTATCAATAAGACTCTTACCCACCATATAGCAAGGAAAACCTTTGCTTCCACTATCCTACTTTACAATGATGTTCCTATGGAGATAGTATCTGAGCTTTTAGGTCATTCAGAGATTGGAATTACTCAACAACATTATGCTAAGGTTGTAAAGGAAAAAGTTGGTGAACAGATGAATAGGTTAAAAGATAAGCTTAATTTATAG
- a CDS encoding folylpolyglutamate synthase/dihydrofolate synthase family protein produces MTNEQYQEAIDWLFVQMPNYQIDGQKAYKPGLDNITRLCAFFGNPQEKIRCIHVGGTNGKGSSSNMLASVLQEAGYTTGLYNSPHLIDFTERIKVNGKNCNKEFVFDFIQKLKKIPEDIRPSFFEFTTIMAFEYFYQQQVDFAIIEVGLGGRLDSTNIIQPLVSAITNVQLDHQNILGNTIEEIAGEKAGIIKRNTPIISGDENEVVKNIIREKAVKEQAPFIDATTILTGLTSDLKGNYQQKNIRVVVAIVEELRKLQIPISDADLEKGLLNVHQNTGFIGRWFEFSKSPLTICDTGHNQAGLEYVFSQLNSINRHKHVILGFVNDKKIDEVMDLLPENSEFYFAKPSINRGRQPEDYENLLQEAKIFYKIFDSVQEAYLSAKEQCTNEEMIFIGGSNFVVGEFLEKNLEIHE; encoded by the coding sequence ATGACAAATGAACAATACCAGGAAGCTATAGACTGGCTTTTTGTACAAATGCCCAACTATCAGATAGATGGCCAGAAAGCTTATAAACCGGGGCTTGATAATATTACCAGGCTGTGTGCTTTTTTTGGAAATCCTCAGGAAAAAATCAGGTGCATCCATGTGGGAGGAACCAACGGAAAGGGTTCTTCAAGCAATATGCTGGCTTCGGTACTTCAGGAAGCCGGTTATACAACAGGTTTATACAATTCACCGCACCTGATCGACTTTACAGAGCGCATCAAGGTCAACGGAAAAAACTGTAATAAGGAATTTGTCTTTGATTTTATTCAGAAGCTTAAAAAAATACCTGAAGACATCCGTCCGTCCTTCTTTGAATTTACCACCATTATGGCTTTTGAATATTTTTACCAGCAGCAGGTAGATTTTGCCATTATAGAAGTAGGCCTGGGAGGAAGGCTGGACTCCACGAACATTATACAACCGCTGGTTTCAGCGATCACCAATGTACAGCTGGACCACCAGAACATTTTAGGAAATACAATTGAAGAGATTGCAGGCGAAAAAGCAGGCATTATCAAAAGGAATACGCCTATTATTTCAGGAGATGAGAATGAAGTGGTAAAAAACATCATCAGAGAAAAAGCGGTTAAAGAACAAGCTCCCTTTATAGATGCGACAACTATTCTTACCGGCCTGACTTCCGATCTTAAAGGAAACTACCAGCAGAAGAATATCCGCGTTGTTGTAGCAATAGTTGAAGAGTTAAGAAAACTGCAGATTCCTATTTCAGATGCAGATCTGGAAAAAGGCTTATTAAACGTTCATCAGAATACAGGATTTATCGGCCGCTGGTTTGAATTTTCAAAAAGCCCGCTTACCATTTGTGATACAGGACACAATCAGGCGGGTCTGGAGTATGTTTTTTCACAGTTGAACTCTATAAACAGACATAAGCATGTCATTTTGGGGTTTGTGAATGACAAAAAAATAGATGAAGTGATGGATTTACTTCCTGAAAATTCCGAGTTTTATTTTGCAAAACCATCTATCAATAGGGGAAGACAACCGGAAGATTACGAAAACCTTCTTCAGGAGGCAAAAATTTTCTATAAAATTTTTGATTCCGTACAGGAAGCGTATCTCTCTGCAAAAGAGCAGTGTACAAACGAAGAAATGATTTTTATCGGCGGAAGCAACTTTGTTGTGGGAGAATTTTTAGAAAAAAATTTGGAGATTCACGAATAA
- a CDS encoding TolC family protein codes for MKKVWIIVFGLGYLGLNAQKKWSLKECVSYAVEHNLQVIQNQYNKQSQDANLKIAKKGYLPSVSASLGNTVSFGQTSFGTGSLRNDRFSNSANLGADILVYNNGRLDKTVRKSQYDLEASLYDVETIKNDISLQIAQQYLTTLLNKEIVKISESAVLNAQKQFDRAKITTNVGTTAQTVLAEAEAALAREKQNLKTAEVNVRRSLFALVQLLQLSEYKDFDVEEVSVPDQLAPELRSVDEVLSIAYDSQPQIKAAEKRIYSAEAQTEVSKTAFWPTVTASAGIGTFYNNLLNTDNVGNELIYIKEKGFFQQYKDNFGQQASLSVNIPIFNKGITKLQVEQSKINESIAKNTLEQQKQTVRQNVQKAQFDADANYENYLAAVEAEKSSKLALDFADKSYAAGRTTIYDVNVARNNYANAQGSVAQAKYNYLFSLKLLNFYAGIPLSL; via the coding sequence ATGAAAAAAGTTTGGATTATCGTTTTTGGATTAGGCTATTTGGGTTTGAACGCCCAAAAGAAATGGTCCTTAAAAGAATGCGTAAGCTATGCAGTGGAGCATAATCTTCAGGTTATCCAAAATCAATATAACAAGCAATCACAGGACGCCAATCTTAAAATTGCCAAAAAAGGGTATCTGCCTTCTGTTTCAGCAAGTTTGGGAAATACGGTCAGCTTTGGACAGACCTCTTTCGGAACCGGAAGTTTAAGGAATGACAGGTTCAGCAACAGTGCTAATCTTGGAGCAGATATCTTGGTGTACAACAACGGCAGACTGGATAAGACCGTCAGAAAAAGCCAGTACGATCTGGAGGCCAGCCTGTATGATGTAGAAACCATCAAAAATGATATTTCATTACAAATCGCACAGCAATATTTAACGACATTGCTGAATAAAGAAATTGTAAAAATTTCTGAGAGTGCTGTATTGAATGCTCAAAAACAATTTGACAGAGCAAAAATAACGACCAATGTAGGAACTACGGCACAAACCGTTCTGGCAGAAGCAGAAGCAGCATTGGCAAGAGAAAAACAAAACTTAAAAACAGCGGAGGTGAATGTAAGGCGAAGCTTGTTTGCTTTGGTTCAGCTTTTACAGTTATCTGAATATAAAGATTTTGATGTTGAAGAGGTTTCTGTTCCCGATCAGTTAGCTCCTGAGCTCAGATCCGTGGATGAAGTTTTATCCATAGCGTATGATTCTCAGCCCCAGATAAAAGCTGCGGAAAAAAGAATATATTCAGCGGAAGCCCAGACAGAGGTTTCAAAAACTGCTTTTTGGCCTACTGTAACAGCAAGTGCCGGAATAGGAACGTTCTATAATAACCTTTTAAATACGGATAATGTAGGAAATGAGCTTATTTATATTAAGGAAAAGGGATTTTTTCAGCAATATAAAGACAACTTTGGACAGCAGGCCAGCCTCTCCGTCAATATTCCTATTTTCAATAAAGGAATAACAAAATTGCAGGTAGAACAGTCTAAAATCAATGAAAGTATTGCCAAGAATACACTGGAACAGCAGAAACAAACTGTAAGACAGAATGTACAGAAAGCACAGTTTGATGCTGATGCCAATTATGAAAACTATCTGGCCGCGGTGGAAGCAGAGAAAAGTTCCAAATTAGCGCTTGATTTTGCGGACAAAAGCTATGCTGCGGGAAGAACAACCATTTATGACGTTAATGTGGCAAGAAATAATTATGCAAATGCACAGGGGTCAGTGGCACAGGCAAAATATAATTATCTTTTCAGCCTTAAACTGTTGAATTTCTATGCAGGAATTCCATTAAGTTTGTAA
- a CDS encoding SprT-like domain-containing protein gives MAIQSLEKYLPQDTLKYLRVWFSDYYIHIKVTRNRNSKLGDYRKLPDHSHEITVNSTLTPQLFFFVLTHELAHLIAFEKYGHRISPHGNEWKETFRNMLIESLDIYDDELKPIIIKFSKSPKANFMASPDLVRYFHTEKQDDRLLFIEQLKKGEFFIYRNEKYLLEGLVKKNYLCKNLATGRKYSFKPLARVEKCS, from the coding sequence ATGGCTATTCAATCATTAGAAAAATATTTACCCCAAGACACACTTAAGTATTTAAGGGTATGGTTTTCAGATTACTATATTCATATAAAGGTTACAAGGAACAGGAATTCCAAACTGGGAGATTATAGAAAACTTCCGGATCACTCTCATGAAATCACAGTAAACTCTACGCTTACTCCACAGCTTTTTTTCTTTGTACTGACCCATGAGCTGGCGCATTTAATTGCTTTTGAAAAGTATGGACATAGAATTTCTCCCCATGGTAATGAATGGAAAGAAACATTTAGAAATATGCTTATCGAAAGTCTTGATATTTATGATGATGAACTGAAACCGATCATTATAAAATTTTCAAAATCTCCAAAAGCCAATTTCATGGCGAGCCCTGACCTGGTGAGGTATTTTCATACTGAGAAACAAGATGATAGGCTGCTGTTTATCGAACAGCTGAAAAAAGGAGAATTCTTTATCTATCGCAACGAAAAGTATTTATTAGAAGGTCTGGTTAAAAAAAACTATCTTTGTAAGAACCTGGCTACTGGGAGAAAGTATTCTTTCAAGCCTTTAGCAAGGGTAGAAAAATGTAGCTAA
- a CDS encoding mannose-1-phosphate guanylyltransferase: MLKSDRYCVIMAGGIGSRFWPMSTQKFPKQFQDILGVGRTMIQQTYDRISKIIPKEHIFVITNKEYVALSHQQLPEIPEENIVGEPLMKNTAACNLYMANKIAEINPDATMIVLPADHLILKEDVFLEKVELAFELASKHDYLVTLGITPTRPDTGYGYIQFVEKKGSEYFKVKTFTEKPILEIAQSFLESGDFLWNAGIFIWNIKSIHHAFELYLPEMMQHFMACEYNSEKENSCIETIYPKVQKISIDNGILEKAKNVYVIPANLGWSDLGTWTSVYENTDKDQNGNAVKLKHLLTYNSKGNIIRLKNNNKAVIIDGLENYIVVDTDKALLICPRDNDQLIKDYVLDLKNFKKGDKFM; this comes from the coding sequence ATGTTAAAATCAGATAGATACTGTGTTATAATGGCGGGAGGGATCGGTAGCCGGTTCTGGCCGATGAGTACACAGAAATTTCCAAAACAGTTTCAGGATATTTTAGGAGTTGGGCGCACCATGATTCAGCAGACTTATGACAGGATCAGCAAAATAATTCCTAAAGAGCATATATTCGTGATTACGAATAAAGAATATGTAGCGCTTTCCCATCAGCAGCTTCCTGAAATTCCTGAAGAGAACATTGTAGGTGAGCCTTTGATGAAGAATACGGCTGCCTGTAATTTGTATATGGCAAATAAAATTGCTGAAATTAATCCCGATGCTACCATGATTGTTCTTCCGGCAGACCACCTGATTCTGAAGGAAGACGTATTTTTGGAAAAAGTGGAGCTTGCTTTTGAACTGGCTTCAAAACACGATTATCTGGTTACTTTAGGGATTACTCCAACAAGACCTGATACAGGATATGGCTATATCCAGTTTGTAGAAAAAAAGGGTTCGGAATATTTTAAAGTGAAAACCTTTACTGAAAAGCCTATTCTTGAAATAGCCCAAAGCTTTCTGGAAAGTGGGGATTTCCTTTGGAATGCAGGCATATTTATCTGGAACATAAAAAGTATTCATCATGCCTTTGAGCTGTATCTTCCTGAGATGATGCAGCATTTTATGGCCTGTGAGTACAATTCTGAAAAAGAGAACAGCTGTATTGAAACGATTTATCCGAAAGTACAGAAGATCTCTATAGACAACGGGATTTTAGAAAAAGCGAAAAATGTATATGTGATTCCTGCCAATCTGGGCTGGAGTGATCTGGGTACCTGGACATCAGTCTATGAGAATACAGACAAGGACCAAAATGGAAATGCTGTCAAGCTGAAACATTTGCTGACCTACAATTCAAAAGGAAATATTATCCGTTTAAAAAACAACAATAAAGCGGTCATTATTGACGGTCTTGAGAATTATATCGTAGTGGATACCGATAAGGCCCTTCTTATTTGCCCTCGCGATAATGATCAGCTGATCAAAGATTATGTTCTTGATCTGAAGAACTTCAAGAAAGGAGATAAGTTTATGTAA